In the genome of Candidatus Electrothrix rattekaaiensis, the window GAGTAACCGGTGCAGAGGTCCGCGATGATGAATAGGTACGGCGCGGAGAATATGTACGAACAATTGGTGTAGAGGAGCGTACCACCGGTGTAGAGGAACGTACCACTGGTGAGTATCTACGTACAACCGGTGTAGAGGAACGAACAGTCGGCACATAGGTGCGTCGTACCGATCTGCTCGTTCCGCTACCGGTGTGGGTCGAAGTGGAAACACTTTGGGTTGTTGAGGTGTAGGTATGGACTGACCGTGAGGTTGGCCCGCTGGAGTATCCGCATGCGCTCAATAAACCAGCAGTAAGCACAGGTGTTAATAAGACGGTTGTCATCTTCATGAGTTCTTCATCTCCTGAAATTATATAACGTTTTTTATACAGTGTTAATAGTGGGGATATGCCCCCCCGCCGTAATAGGTGGAGGTTCGGACGGTGTGTGTCGAGGTCGAATAGGTATCGACAGTCCGTGATGTCGGTGCTGAGTAGTAGCACCCGCTCAGTACAAGAGCGGCAAGAAGTAATACTATAAATAAGCGTCCTCGTTTCTTCATAACAACCCCACCTCCTGAAGATTATCTGTGCAATATAATTCTATTTCCTTTTTTCCCCTTCTTCTTATTGGGATAGTATAGGAAATCTTTTAAATACTCAAGTTTTTTCTTGACATTATTCGACAGAAGAACTTGTTTTTTCCTGTTTTCTCAAATGTTTTCCCTCAAGCCCGAGACTGAGCAGATAGCAGGCCGTTGCAATAAGGATAATAACCGAACCGCTGGGCAGGTCAAAAGAAAAACTGACCCCGAGACCGCTGACGATGAACAGGGCGGAGAAAACTGTAGCAAGAACCATCATCTGGCGAATGCCGGAGGCGATGTTTCCGGCAATAGCGGCTGGCAGGGTGAGCAGGGCGATGACCATAATAATGCCGACAATACGAACCAGCAGGACAATGGTCAGCGCGGTCAGGCAGAGAAGCAGGAGATAGAGCCAGCGGGTATGCACTCCTCGGAGCTGAGTATATTCCTCGTCAAAGCAGAGAGCGACCAATTTGTTAAAAAAAATACCGACTATGAATAGAATAACAAAATCAAGGGCGATAACAAAG includes:
- a CDS encoding metal ABC transporter permease; this encodes MTELWSALLDPDLPFLRYALMTGLLASIAFGIIGTFVVVRRISYIAGAISHCVLAGIGGGLYLQNVVGIPWITPIRGAVIVSLLAAVILAQVSKNAGQREDSVIGALWAGGMSIGFLFIAITPGYFDPMSYLFGNILLISKEDIYFVIALDFVILFIVGIFFNKLVALCFDEEYTQLRGVHTRWLYLLLLCLTALTIVLLVRIVGIIMVIALLTLPAAIAGNIASGIRQMMVLATVFSALFIVSGLGVSFSFDLPSGSVIILIATACYLLSLGLEGKHLRKQEKTSSSVE